Proteins encoded together in one Lathyrus oleraceus cultivar Zhongwan6 chromosome 5, CAAS_Psat_ZW6_1.0, whole genome shotgun sequence window:
- the LOC127083072 gene encoding uncharacterized protein LOC127083072: MDNNFELANIITIPNHPQDDDDVGLEPKPTPIITKKKNHGPMRALRVALHNMRGNSKKPNVVSADDESNNVWKKLVGSMRPLHLQSNQSPRLPSQSIGKKFDQMMALPPPSPSGSYGAFVDFSTDEEPFSPFSPSPASSRYASAVGLNELVPSDEENDRVGVIKAECNENGDGDEKIDSKAEDFIAQFYHQIRLQRLNSVDRDYEERSERSLGW, encoded by the coding sequence ATGGATAATAACTTTGAACTTGCCAACATTATCACCATTCCAAACCATCCTCAAGATGACGATGATGTTGGACTTGAACCCAAACCAACACCAATTATCACCAAAAAGAAGAATCATGGCCCAATGCGTGCTCTTAGAGTCGCACTTCATAATATGCGAGGAAATTCTAAAAAACCAAACGTGGTTTCTGCAGATGATGAATCCAATAACGTTTGGAAGAAACTCGTGGGGTCAATGAGACCATTACACCTCCAAAGCAACCAATCCCCGCGATTGCCTTCTCAATCCATCGGCAAGAAATTCGATCAAATGATGGCTTTGCCACCACCTTCTCCGTCCGGTTCATACGGCGCTTTTGTCGATTTTTCAACCGACGAGGAGCCTTTCTCGCCTTTTTCGCCGTCACCAGCTAGTAGTCGTTATGCCTCGGCTGTAGGGTTGAACGAACTCGTGCCGAGTGACGAGGAAAATGATCGGGTCGGGGTGATTAAGGCGGAGTGTAATGAAAACGGAGACGGGGATGAGAAGATTGATTCTAAAGCTGAAGATTTTATTGCGCAATTTTATCATCAAATAAGGTTGCAACGTTTGAATAGTGTGGATCGTGATTATGAAGAGCGTAGTGAAAGATCATTAGGATGGTGA
- the LOC127079806 gene encoding protein DEHYDRATION-INDUCED 19 homolog 5, translating into MSVFLNAYQLGFVVAKDLVSNARTLLNPKVIATFLLLLFFTFAIITTHSIASLSIQFHAFSSPLQNNPNTPHYSMEKDTASSTYQSKLKSQLELLIDFEEDNRDDVDDGMRTFYPCPFFKDDFDLLELCCHIDLEHPIDATSGVISFSLAFLHTSLSHFTYFMFFHLSFIQLCCSLTVDYSNLKSKYHKHDLYPKLSFSRKGGRNGHEQSSSDGLSSPGMSTSKAVCDPFLSFVCGSPASGEHGNVQPDSSSEASIEEIHSDDLLLERDVPPPLCEKYKMEKTRRSEFVQGLLFFTILDPDF; encoded by the exons ATGAGTGTTTTCTTAAATGCATACCAACTAGGTTTCGTAGTGGCCAAGGATCTGGTCTCCAACGCAAGAACTCTCCTCAACCCAAAAGTCATCGCTACTTTCCTCCTCCTCCTTTTCTTTACTTTTGCCATAATCACAACACATTCCATAGCTTCACTCTCTATTCAATTCCATGCATTTTCATCCCCACTTCAAAACAACCCTAATACTCCACATTACTCAATGGAAAAGGACACCGCTTCTTCAACCTACCAATCAAAGCTCAAATCTCAGTTAG AGCTCTTAATCGATTTTGAAGAGGATAATAGAGATGACGTTGATGATGGAATGAGAACGTTTTACCCATGCCCATTTTTCAAGGATGATTTTGATCTTCTAGAGCTATGTTGCCATATTGATTTGGAACATCCAATTGATGCCACCTCTGGGgtaatttctttttctttagCTTTTCTTCATACTTCATTA TCTCATTTTACTTATTTTATGTTTTTTCATTTGTCTTTCATTCAACTATGTTGTTCCTTGACTGTTGATTACAGTAATCTCAAATCAAAATACCATAAACATGATTTGTACCCGAAACTTTCGTTTTCAAGAAAGGGTGGACGGAATGGACACGAGCAATCTTCTTCGGACGGGTTGTCATCGCCTGGGATGTCAACCTCCAAGGCAGTTTGTGATCCATTTCTGTCATTTGTATGTGGCTCGCCAGCTTCTGGTGAACATGGAAATGTGCAGCCTGATTCTTCAAGTGAAGCAAGCATTGAAGAAATACACTCAGATGATCTATTGCTAGAAAG AGATGTTCCACCACCTTTATGTGAGAAATACAAAATGGAGAAAACAAGGCGAAGTGAGTTTGTACAAGGGCTTTTGTTTTTTACTATTCTTGATCCTGACTTTTGA